The Canis lupus dingo isolate Sandy chromosome 7, ASM325472v2, whole genome shotgun sequence DNA window TCTGATgaggtggggtgcagggggagccTGGAGCCAAGAATGGCTGAGGAGAGAGGGCATAGGGAAtgagggggcagaggaagtgcTGGCTGTAAGCAGGAGGGGCAAGGAATGTGTGCTTAGTGGGGCCAGGGCAAGTGCTGAGGGTCTGAGAGGGGCAGTGTGAGCATCCAGGCTGCAGCTAGCCCCCGGCAGGAGGCTGGGGACGGGGGTGCTGCGGCCCTTCCACCCACTTCCATCCTGGCCTGCAGGCCTCTGCCCAACACACGGGAGAACTAACATTACTAACGTAGCACCCCCCCACTATGCTGTTCATCAGGCCACGAGGCCCACTGTGCCTTCACCTCCCAAACCAGATGCCACCTGCCGGCAGTGCTTGGCACCCCCCCCAGTCCCCCAGGATGTGCCTGTCACCACACATAACTCAGTGTGTCCAGGCCTTTGGGTCTTTCTGGATGTCATGGGACGGTGTGGTAGGGGGGCACCCATTATAGTCTTAGGAAGCTGCCTCCCGGGCTTCCAGTTGAGGTGGGTACAAATAAACCAATCAACAGCAGCTTTGGGGAAGTACTTTCTGGGCCTGAAGATGGTACACATCCCCTCCCCTGCCGCCCTCACACACCAATTCCACAGATGCACAGAGACAGCCCCACCAATTCCTCTTCTGGAGTTTATTCTGGAGCAGCTGTGATGACAAGGACCCCACACTTGCAGGGCAGGGAGGTCagggtgaggggaagggaggggttCTGGGAGaagggggggtgagggggtggagagTGGGGCTGGCCGCTCTAGACCGGGCCATAGAAGCGCTGGTAAGCTTCCTGGAAGCCAATGTGGTCAGCCAGCTCGTCACAGTTGGGGTTGAGCTCGCATACTTCCCTCTTGGGCTCCAGGGGATCCGGGTAGGGGACCGGGGCGCTGACAGGCCAAGAGAGTGGCATCAGCCTCCAGGAAAAACATCtgctgccaccccccaccctgggggaCCTTGGAGTCCGCATCCCTCATCCTGGATTTGCAGCCACAGGGCCCTGGCCCCCTGCTCACCCCAGCCCAGAGTCCAGGTAGCGCCGGAGCCTCCTCACCACCTCGCTGCCCTCCCGCTTGGACACGAAGGCTGTGGAGCAGAAGGGCCAACATCAGGTGGCTGGGGGCTGGCAGGCTGCACACATGTCCcgtccacccccgcccccccccccccccccccccccccccccccccccccccgcctcataCCTGCACCACCTCTGCGGGATTCAGCACTGCTGGGCTTTGCATCTGCAAAGAAGAGTGCCCATTTCACCCCtgctcatggggggggggggcctgcacctcctctccctccaccaggACACAGCCTGCAGGAGGGTGGTTGGACTGGGAGCTCGAGGTGGGGGCACTCACCTGCTGGACcagccaggcagaggcagagtgcGGCCACAGCCAGCAGGGCAAGGACCATCAGGGACCGCATGGTGGGTCGGTTCTGTCTGGGTCTGTGAGCAGCTGCTGCTGGGTCTCAGCTGGCCTGCC harbors:
- the LOC112648904 gene encoding osteocalcin; translated protein: MRSLMVLALLAVAALCLCLAGPADAKPSSAESRRGGAAFVSKREGSEVVRRLRRYLDSGLGAPVPYPDPLEPKREVCELNPNCDELADHIGFQEAYQRFYGPV